The window CACATTGAGAGTTTGCCATTATGGGAAGAAAATTACTTATTAGAATAATGGTTTCGAAAGTAGCCTACGGGGCTGGCATCCTTCAGATTAATGTATTTGTTTCAGATAAATTAAAATAGGGCTTCATATTATGAAATCAGGGCTAGGTGCACTAATGGTGACAATCTGTATATGCAATCCATAGAGGCCCTTAATTTTGGACACCAACAAGAGATGTACATGGCAGTTGTGGACGAATGTTTGTACATAGTCTGTACACATATAATATTTCTGCTTACCTAATTCACACATGGGTATGTTTGAAAATATATCCATgtatcattttccttcttttacagaATTATAGTGACTTTCATACGTATTTTTCAAATGCCACCGTAGCCCACTTGCACTGGAAGACAGATCAGTATTCAAACTGTCAACAAAGAAGACTGATGTTGCTCATAAGTCCCTATTATCTGAAAGATTTGACGTGGACTTGAGTTGGGATACAGCTGTGATCAATGCCACTTAACTGTCTCATCACCTGGTGGTTCAGCTACCCATGAGAGCATGGAGATCAAATTATGCTGAAAAGTAACTATAAATGTGGGTGCTAATTGTGATGCTACAGTGATAAACAAAGTATCAGCTCTGGATGACACATTATTAAATGTAACTAAGCACAGCACTGAGTCCAGCTGTACCAGTGCAGCCATGATTGTATCAGAGCTTTGAACCTCGCACACTGCACAGTGCTAGGAAAGAGGTTAGCTGTGTAATACACCTCCTAACATTACCTCTCACCCCAGCAAATCTACTTGATTAACGAGCTACCGACACCTTATTAGATTATTGTGCATCACCACTGCACACGCATCCTCTAAAATTTCGTATGCTGATTTCTAGGCTTATCATTTCCTTACGAGTCAGTACTTTTGAGAGCAAGTTGTGTTGTATTACAGCTGGCTGACTCATAAAATCACATGGCACATGAAGATCTGAGCTTAtacttctttaatatttttcacaCTGTAATGAAACAAAAGTGTTTGACATAAGCAAGAGACACATTCACATGCTCTAAGACGGCCAGAAGTGGGGTATGGAGTAGCCATGGAGTTATGGAAGAGCCTAGTCCTTGTGCCTGCTCTGCCTTACAGGGAGCAGAATCCCAAACTCCAGATGAGTGTCCTTATTCCCACAATATATTGCCATGtgccttacagcagccttccagtacataaagggggcccacaggaaagatggggagggacattttatcagagagtgtagtgataggatgaggggtagcggttttaaattgaaagagggtagattttgataagatattaggaagaaattctgcactgtgagggtggcgaggcactggaacaggttgcccagagaagctgtggatgtcccatcctggaagtgttcaaggccaggctggatggggctttgagcagcctggtctagtgggaggtgtccctgcccagggcaggggggctggaactagatgatctttaaggtcccttccaacccagttCCATGACTCTATGATATAACCATTGTGACTTCAATGAATGAATGTGAATTCTCTTTGTCTGACTCTCTAGTTAGCAACTCCATTAACTGCCGCCTTTTTTTATCAGATTGTGCTTCTAAGGCTAAAGCATGTCAGATGCCTGGAAGCATTTCTGTTTTCGGTGAGAACTTCTGTTAACATGACACAATCCCTTTAAAATGCAGACACGCACTCAGCAAATTTGATAAGCCCTGAGATTAATTTAGATGCACAAAGATGGTGAAGCAGTCTAATCCTTCCTACAGAAGATAATGTTTAAACAAATTTATTTCATTCAACGGAACACCTGGGCAAGATTATTTAATATagtttttgcatttaattatctCCACTAAAGGGGCACTTGCCATATTTCCAAATCTGATTATTTTCTTTCGTATTAATTATATTGAGATCCTCAAAGGAAACCtggagagaaataataaaaaaaaagggctctTAATTAACCTGAGCCACCAGAAGTCATCTTTTGGAATAGGGAAGCTGGGGTATGGGACTGAAAATAAATAGTACTTTAAAAATCAGACTCTCTACATGAATAATGAAGAATAGCTGTGAAAACCTGAAAAGGATTCTGTATGAATGCATTGTTGCTAGGCATTAATATCAGAAAGGCACACTTACACATTAAGccagagaaaagacaaaaatagaacAATAATTCTGCGAAGAACTCAATATGATCAAAATTATTGGCAGAAGTCAAGGAAGTGTAAAATTATGATATACCCAGAGAACAATACAGCCCAGAGTCAGCCTCtcagttcttttcttctcttcttttgctcTTACGGGGCTGGCATAAACAAAGCTATTCCTTTTGGGACGAATTTATTCCCCAATATATTTCTGGCAAGCAATCTTACCAAGAGTGCTCTCACTGCACAATCCAATTACCCTTGTACTCGCAAGAGGGAATACTGTATATGAAAATAGGAGACCTTCTTCTCCCCACCACAACtggaatggcaaaaaaaaaaaaaaaaaaaaaaaaaaaaaaaggtgtttggatgttttttttctagatagCAAATTTACAGGCTATGGCAACTTATGCACGAGTAATTGGACCACTGTTTTTTTTGCAGAATCAGTACTACATGAAAGGATATTTGCAACATGGGTTTGCACGGGATGAATCTAATTGTATCTATGTACCATCTAAAAGTTTCTTCGGTTGCCTAGGTACAAGCAAGAGGGGAATTGTGCCCGTTTTGGGCAATTATTTAGTATTGCACTTCTAGGCTTCTTTTGTTTAATCATTTAACATGTTACTTTGCTCTTTGAAAGACTAGATACAGTCTCGCAAACATCACATTACATGTCTTAATCTTTTCAAGAAGCCAGACAGCACCTCATACAATCACTAACAGATTTGCCTTGTATTTTACTCCCTCTGGGAACTGTATGCTCCACACTCTGTAGGTGTGAAAAGGGATCAAAGCCACTTTTCCAGCAAAAGTACTTTTGCCTTTTATTCCATCAAGCAATTACACAAATATTAATTTCCAGTCAACGTGAATTCAGCTACAGACCATATTACTGCTTCATCTAGGTGACAAATTAAGCTGGTTTATGCCACTGCAAAACTAATTCAAAGTCAGAACTCACCGTTGAAGACAGagttgttgtttgtttccttaGTTTTTCAAAAGGCATGAGgtttatttcacttttctgtaGAAGCTTTACATAGATGTTTATACTATCCTTTGATTACTATTGGTCAATCAAACTCACCTGACAAATTTCCCTTGAGCTCAATTGTGGCATTGAAAGTGTGTGCCTTCTCTGGGAAacacttaaaatcatagaatggttagagttggaagggacattaaagatacctagttccagcccccctgccatgggcagggatgcctcccactagaccaggctgctcaaagccccatccagcctggccttgaacacttccagggatggggcagccacagcttctctgggcaacctgttccagtgcctcaccaccctcacgggaaagaatttcttcctaatatctgatctaaatctgccctttttcagtttaaaatcattaccccttgtcctatcactacaccccctggtaaagagtccctctccacctcttctgtaggccccctttaagcactggaagaCATGCTTGTGAGAGACAGGAAAGAATGGGGCGAGAGGAAATGTTTTCTGATCATCTACGTTTGCATTCTTACAACCGAAGACATTTTCACAACTGACCTGGAATATATGGCTATTTTATTTGTCATGGAATGGTATTCAAGCCATTCCCAGAGGTGGCACGCTGGATGAGGTGGCAGCATGAAACTCATTCTTCCCGCTTTCCCATCTGCCAAGTGGCAGTGAGTTCGGTATGTCTCTCTCGAATCACCCTTAAATGTCGGTGTGGTGATATTCACGTTTCATGGTGACTTTAAAGATGAAGGTGAATAGAAACTAGAGATTCGGAGGGCAgtgaagaggaagggagggaggtcAGTCAGATGGCAAGCGCAGTGCCATCCTGGAAACGGGTGGCAGGGCCACCGAACGGCATGGCCCGCTGCCGGCCTCCGTGCGAAGGCGGGCTGCGTGGCCTGCGTAGGGATCAGCCCCGGTACCTGCCGGCCCCGTGGCTGCCAGTCTGCCGGCGGTGGGCTCGGGGCCAGGGACCCCCCGGGCCCGCTTTCCCTCACCCACCGCCGCCAGGCCCCGCGGGCGCCCCCGGTCGACCGACGGAAGGAcgctgccggcagccccggccctgccccgctgcccctcACCGGCACCCGGGTGGGGCTTCCACCCGCCCTGGCGGGCCGCGGGGGGCGGCTAGGCTAggcgaggcgggggggaggcCGGCGCTGAAgcgggggtgaggaggaggaggagtggtaAAGAACGgcgaggggagaagggaggggggcgTGAAGGAGCGGGGGGTGAAAGGGAGTGAGCGGAGAGGAGGCGGCCGCGGGGAGCGGACCGAGCTGCCCGAGCCAGCGGCTGCCGGGCGGGCGAGGCGCCCGGGCCATGGcgcggcgggacggcggcggccgGGCTTTGCCCCgcctgctgctctggctggcgctgtgggggctgcggggcggcagcggggccggcgcTCTGCTCGCCGGCGGGGCGGCCCTGCCCTTCGCCGCGGGCCCGCCGGCGGCCTGCAGCCCGCGCTGTCAGCACGGCGGGCTCTGCCTGGCCAACGGCACCTGCCTCTGCTCCAAGGGCTACGAGGGCGAGCGCTGCCAGCACGGTAACGGCCCGGCCTCGCAccgcggcggggggagggtgCCGGTGCGGGTGGCGGCGGGGTCCCGTCGGCGGTGCGTGGTGGTCCTTGGGGACGTGGCTTGGCCTGGACAGGGCTGGGCGTGGGTGTGAGCCCTGGGAGCTGCCGGCCTGCCTGCAAGGCATCCCTCCGGGAAGGTGTGAGGAGCTCGGGTCTGGGTACGGTGAGAGGCGGCGGTGGTCAGGTGCTGGGGAGGACACAGACAAGGTGGGGTGGAAGAAGAGGGGTAGAGACACCCGTTTTCTGGTGAGGCGAGGCAATGACAGCCAACTGATAGAGCACAACCAAGAGCCAGCTCCTCTATGAGGACGCTCACGTAGGTGAGTAGACCCGGCCGATGGAAATGGCTGTGTGGTCGGTAGGTTGCGTTCTACCATTTACACATTGGGTAGACATCTACTGACTGGATAGGCTTCTGCATCTGCTTCCTTCTATCATTTTCTCTGTGCATGTTTCAATACTCGCCTGAGTAAGGAAAGGTGCTTTTCGAGGTTGGACAGCTTTCAGAACCTGATGCACAGAATCATTCGTACATCCCATTTCCATGGTGGGAGGCATAAAGCTGGGGTGAACTGAAGTTTGTTCCTGTTGGTTTCCCCTGGGAGACAAAGTATCTTTGAAACTGTCACCAGTATGCAAAAGTATACGCTGGCAAGAAGAGTTTCAGTTTAAACCCTGTTTAATATAACAAGCCCAATTTCTAATTCCTTTCTTCAAAAGTTTTAACTACAGAGCATTGGGGCTAATAATTGCTAAAAAACACTATCAGGAGAAGTTCTTTTGCCTTACATCTTGTCCTGTGTGAAGAGGTAATATAGTTTGTACGGTAgttgttttatttctcaatttCCTTCATctaaaatgtgttcttttttattatttttttttaaactctgaaatGTGATGCTGAAAACTTCATTCAGGACCATAATCATTCATGGAACATTGTTTTATTTAGAAGCTAAGGCTAGCAGGTGGTGACAAATGATGTGCAGCTAATGCGCTGCATATTGGGGATGAATAACTCTGCAGTTTGCACTGTTACAAACAACTCTTGGACCCCAGGGTTTAGAGAAGGTGTGAACGATTGTCAGAGATGCATATCCATTTTTGAACCAGAGAGGTGAACTGTCTGGTATTGTTAAAGGAACCACTGAATGCTAGCTCTGATAAGGTcatcaatacagaaaaaaagttgGATAAATGAAGCTTCATCTCTTGTTCTGTCAAGAAAACTCACTGAGATAagttaacttttttcttctttgtgcaaGTGGTATCGAATTTAAGTATTAAATCTTCACGTCAGGGCTGCTTTCTGACTCTGTGTACGTGACTTCACAGTGAAATTCAGATATCACTGCCAGTATCTTCTAGCATAAATAGGTAAAGTAAACTTTATAAGACTATGTGAAATAACACAGAAATAGAGGTTTTCTTAAATTGACAGCTCTTATATGGCATTTCCAATGTGCTGAGTGCTGAATGGTCCTTTCACATGTGTCTGTGTCCTTTATTTGCATGCAAATACTCATTCTACAGATACTAACGTGAAAAATCGTCTAATCTTCAGTTGGTTTGCTTATGAGTGCAATGAGCATCTGAGGGCAAAATCAGTGTGGTGTTATTCACTGctcatcttttcccttttcttccctctgtttcAGACTTCTCACCCATCCAGTCAAAGGATAAAGCAATATGATGTAGAGAACTCCTCTCACACCTGCAGTTAATTCAGATGAGACTCTCTGAAACACATGGGTTTCTAAAATCTGTGTGTGAATAAACAAATGTCTTCTCAGACACCAGGACTGATTCAAGAATGATTTATGAGTAGCAAGGAGAGCTATGTgataagtaatttattttcaatcTGACTGGATTTACACAGAATTTtgcaaaattaagatttttatttgtgCCTTATCCAACTTGTCCAAGCTGTCAGCATTGAAAAAGTTGCAGGGTCTGTGATGATCATAGATGCTTTTCTCCCAACAGATAATTACAGTTATGACAAACAAACAGTTGCATTTATCTCAGGTGATTTCTAAACAAACACTGTACACTTCAGAAAGGTTTCTGAGAGgcaaactgaggcaaaaaaaaaaaaaggatggaggagaagaaagTGCTGACTTATTTCTGGAGACATTTTAGAGAATAGGTGTGATGAAACAAGCACGTAGTTTTTCTGGAGAGATATGTAGGAATCCAGTAAAGAGTTAAGTATGATGTTACATCTTAAGAATCGGAAGGTGCCACTGAAGCTGCAGAATTTTTTATTAAGTCATTTCTTCTTATCACCTCTTTTCTCACCTGTCATTTCGTGACTTCAATTATCAAAAGCTTCTTTGGCAGTCCAGCTGTGTTCCTTTGTTCCTTTTCAGTATGGCACTCTCTTCTCTCTATTCTGTCTAGGGTCCAAAAGCTTCCTTAGTTTTGAGTgtttaaaagcttaaaatggTGGAGTGCTCTCTATTCAGGGAAACTATTTCACCTGATTGGCAGTGTGGGATGGCAGGGCAGATATATCTTAGGAAATGTGAAGGCAAACTGAGTGCTCAGAgactaaaataaagcaatttttttttatgtgcttaagTAGTAATTTTGATAAGCTTTACCAGTATTTATCCAAGATTGGTTTGTTATCTGTCTTACAGCCACATGTTATCCAAAATGCAAAAATGGTGGGGAGTGCCTCAGACCTGGAAAATGCAGATGTCCACCTGGCTATGGGGGTAGATACTGTCATAAAGGTGAGTAAAACCCAAACAAGTGGTAGTTTGGAAAGACAAGAAGTttgaaaacatacaaaattaatttggacCTCCTCGAGTCCAGGATCTAATGCACTTGAAATAATGACCTTAATTCCTTAGATCTCTGACCTTACTGTCAAAAAATGTATGGCCTAGAGGATCTGCGTGCTTGCAGGAGAAGGGGGTGGAGTATATGTACTGAAATGTGTTGGGAGAATCTGAGAGAATTTTGTCCCTTGTAAAATACCTTCTTTATGTGTTATGTAAATATTCTGTTTAGCTCTATAACAGACTCTTTCTAAATAGTTCAACGAGCTGACTTGTATAGACACATGTTTCTATAGTAGGTGGCTGAAACTTTTGTGCAGTATTTGCAAGATGTAATATTGAGGGTAAGTCACTGAAGATGTGCATGGCAATGTATTGTTGATAGGTGATGGGAGATGACAGAGATGAGGAGTAGCAAAGACCAGTTTTTATGGTTTTGTGAAGCCTATTGACTATATGCATGGATTGGAAAAGGCAATCCAAAAAAACATTGTTATGAACTGATTAGACTATTTATGATAAATTGAGTTCTGGGATAAAAGGGGAAGCAAACTTGAAATAGTTTGAGGGGAAAATGGTATTCCcagagactgaaggaaaaaaaagcgttgttttcctttcagaggaGAAGTCTGAAACTGGCACTTAAAAAGTTCTAAAAGTTCTTTTTGCATAGATGCTGATAAATTAGTCGGGCAGTCATCACTGTGCTGAGAACTTAATAAGCATTCTGTCTGACTGTGGTCACAGCAGCTAGCAACACCTCACAGGATTCTCAATTTACGTTTGATGTTTATTCTGTGggcattttctttatttccttcaaaTGTGAAATAGCTACAGGAGTTTACTTGGAGCGTAACCTTGTTGGTACTTGGGGAAGGACCTTGGCTATCTTCTGCAGCTCTCTGGAGTCTTCTTGTTGGGTTGTCTGgggtggggtttgtttgggtttttttgttgtttaattttttaataaagctgTATTTGGTATTTTGTGAAGAAAGCATGGTCCTAGTGTACCTAACATAGTAACGTATGTCTAAGTTTGCAGAAGTTTGAACTGTAGCTCTGGTATGTTGACTGAAGGGGAATTCAACTGCCAGTGATAATAATTTTATATCAAAATTGTTAACATTGTAGAAGAAtaagaaagaggaggaagtgTCTTCTAATGAAGATCTGTATAACACAGTGCTGCTATGTAATACGTTGGGAAATAACTATTCATTTTAAGTAGACATAACAGTCTTGACAGCAATGAGGTAAACTGGAGCATGGTCAGCATCATTTTCCAGcaataagattttttaaaaaaaatttcttaaaagCCAACTGAAAGTGTAGGTTTGTGGGGTCTGTACAGAAGAGGGAACTTGACCTTCTCAGAAGAGCCTGAATTAGAAGTAAGGTGAGAGGTACTGCTTAAATAGGCAAAGCAGAGTGAGGGTTCAGTTTATGCTAATAACTACAAGTCTAGAATTGTATTTGTATCTGGCTAAAAGTCCTACTTGTATTCATTATCATGTTATCCCTGTAAGGCAAGGGACAGCCTTGTGTTCACCTTTAAGGGGCAGTACTATGGCATATGGAGCTTGGatatacaaaactgcattgcGGCGCAATGTGctgttacagaatcacacagaatcacggaatggttgaggttggaagggatctctggaggtcatcttgtccaaccccctgctcaagaagggacacctagagccagttgccaaGGTCCATGTCCAGATAActtttgagcatctccaaggatggagacttcacaacttccctgggtaacctgtgccagtgcttggtcaccctcacagtgaagccCTGCTGACTATTTCTGATGATTCTCTTGTCCTTAATGTGCctagaaatggtttccaggatcaAGTGTTCCATTACCTtaccagggactgaggtgaggccgaccagcctatagttccctgggtcctccttgcTCTTCTTGGAAGATTGGattgacatttgctttcctccagtcttcaggcactTCTCCCACTTATCGCAATCAATCGAATACAATCAATATTAAATACGTTAACTTATGCTGTGTGCCAAAGAAATATGCAAACAAGCTTTGAAGAGCTTTTCTAGCTGTGCTGGAGTTGACTTGCATGTCCTTGCATGTTCAGCATTTGTGCCAAAAATCTGTTAGCTGAACTCA of the Larus michahellis chromosome 2, bLarMic1.1, whole genome shotgun sequence genome contains:
- the LOC141738242 gene encoding uncharacterized protein LOC141738242; this encodes MARRDGGGRALPRLLLWLALWGLRGGSGAGALLAGGAALPFAAGPPAACSPRCQHGGLCLANGTCLCSKGYEGERCQHATCYPKCKNGGECLRPGKCRCPPGYGGRYCHKVSCEGGCQNGGECISVNGVVKCLCASGWTGSRCQEAICPQGCRNNGACVAPGICSCPAGWVGGACHLAVCKLPCQHGGKCIAPNVCRCRLPYSGLQCTKKRKE